DNA sequence from the Cupriavidus oxalaticus genome:
ACCACCCGTCGCGCCAGCCACAGGAATCCACGCAGGGCCGGCAAACGCCGCCGCAGGAACAGGACAGCGCGAAGCGCCAGTAGGTTCCCGCTTCCAGGCTTCCCGGCTTCCGGCTGGGCGTGCGCTCAGTGCAGCATGCGCGGCAGCACCAGCGCGAATTCGGGGATCGGCACCTCGAAACGATGGCCGTCCTCGGCCACGCAGAAGTACTCGCCCTTCATCGAGCCGACCGGCGTCGAGATGGTGGCCCAGCTGGTGTACTCGAAATGCTCGCCCGGCTTCAGCAGGGGCTGGTGGCCCACCACGCCCAGGCCGGCGACTTCCTGCGTGCCGTTGTCGCTGTCGGTAATGACCCAGTGGCGCGAGATCAACTGCGCCGCCACCTCGCCGGTGTTGTGGATGGTGATGGTGTAGGCGAAGGCATGGCGCCCGCGCTCGGGGTCGGACTGGTCCGGCAGGTACTGGGTGCGCACCGACACGGAGAAGGCGTACTCGCTCATCTTGGGCAGGGCCGGCGGCAGGATCGGCCGGCAGGGAAAAGGGTAGCCGCATTGTGCGGGATGGGCGCGGGACGGGCAAGAGCGCCGGCCGGACGCCGACCGGAGTCGATCGCGCGGGGCGGGCGTAGAATATCGGTCTTTCAACGCCGTGCCGCCCGCCGTGCGCCCCGGCCGCCCTTGCTGCGGCGGCGCCTTCGGCCCGCCGCTGCGGCGATAACAGCATTCCCTGCATTCACCGCGCGCCATCCGCAGCTACCATGACCCAGCCCACCTTCCGCATCGCCCCCTCCATCCTGTCTGCCGACTTCGCCCGCCTGGGCGAGGAAGTCCGCCGCGTGACCGAGGCCGGCGCCGACTGGATCCACTTCGATGTGATGGACAACCATTACGTGCCCAACCTGACCGTGGGCCCGCTGGTGTGCGAGGCGATCCGTCCCCACGTGACCGCCCCCATCGACGTGCACCTGATGGTGCGCCCGGTGGACCGGATCATCCCGGACTTTGCCAAGGCCGGCGCCAATATCATCACCTTCCACCCGGAAGCCAGCGAGCACGTCGACCGCTCGCTCGCGCTGATCCGCGATAACGGCTGCCAGGCCGGCCTGGTGTTCAACCCGGCCACCCCGCTGCACCACCTG
Encoded proteins:
- the apaG gene encoding Co2+/Mg2+ efflux protein ApaG: MSEYAFSVSVRTQYLPDQSDPERGRHAFAYTITIHNTGEVAAQLISRHWVITDSDNGTQEVAGLGVVGHQPLLKPGEHFEYTSWATISTPVGSMKGEYFCVAEDGHRFEVPIPEFALVLPRMLH
- the rpe gene encoding ribulose-phosphate 3-epimerase — its product is MTQPTFRIAPSILSADFARLGEEVRRVTEAGADWIHFDVMDNHYVPNLTVGPLVCEAIRPHVTAPIDVHLMVRPVDRIIPDFAKAGANIITFHPEASEHVDRSLALIRDNGCQAGLVFNPATPLHHLDHVMDRLDVILLMSVNPGYGGQSFIPETLNKLRAVRQRIDEYTARTGRTILLEVDGGVKVDNIAEIAAAGADTFVAGSAVFGKPDADGGYRGIISALRGELAKVGR